The Halorussus gelatinilyticus genome contains the following window.
CGGGTACTCGACCGTGATGGAGGCCGCGGTCGGGGGGACGCCCTGCGTGGTTTACCCCTTCACCGACGAGCAACACGGCGTGACCCGCGTCATCGAGCGCCGGGGCGTCGAGGGGTTTCAGGTCGAACACTCCGTCACGCACGTCGCGCGGGCGGTCCGCCACCCGCCCGAGTCGCCGGACCACGACAACGGCGTCGAGCGCGTGGCCGACCACGTCCTCGACGCGCTGACCTGACCAGTTTTTGCCACTGTCGGAACTACGAACCCCGTTGCTCGCCAACCCGACTGTATGGCACGAGTCGCGGCCGGGGCGCGCCTGCACTTCGGCTTTCAGAACCTGTCGCTGGCCCACCAGCGTCTCTACGGGTCGCTCGGGGTCGCGCTCGATTCGCCCGAAGTCGAGGTGGTCGCGGACCCCGCGGAGTCGGTGCGCTGTTCGCACGACGACGCCCGCGAGTACGTCCGCCGAGCGGTCGAACTGCTGGACGTACCGGGCGCGGAGGTGACCGTCGAGCGAACCCTGCCGCGGCACGTCGGTCTCGGGAGCGGGACGCAGTTGGCGCTCGCGGTCCTCGCGGCGGTCGCGCGCGCTCACGACCGCGAGGCACGGGTCCGCGAGCGCGCCCCGAAGCTCGGCCGCGGCGGTCGAAGCGGCGTCGGAGTGGCGACCTTCGAGTCCGGCGGGTTCGTCCTCGATTCGGGCCACCCGACCGAGCGGTTCACGGCCGACCGACCCGCGCAGGGCGCGTGGTCGGTCCCGGCGGTCGCGGCCAGCCACGAGGTCCCCGAGGACTGGCGGTTCGTGGTCGTCCTCCCCGACGCGGAACCCGGTCGGAACGGCGACGACGAGGAGGCCAGCATGCGCTCGGTGGTCGAGCGCGCGGACCCGCAACTCGCCGACGAAATCGCCGCGGTCGTGACTCGTCGCGTCCTCCCTGCGGTCGCCGAGGGCGACGTCGAGGCGTTCGGCGCGGCGGTCGCCGAGGTGGGCCGACTCAACGGCGCGTGGTACGCCGACGAGCAGGGCGGCGTCTACCGCCCGCCCGTCGGCGAACTCGTCGCAGAACTGTCGGGAGCGCCCGCGATAGCCGGTGCTGGTCAGTCGTCGTGGGGGCCCGCGGTCTACGCCGTGACCACCGACGAGCGTGTGGCCGCGGCCCGCGAGGCGGCACACGCGGCGCTCTCGGCGGCGGGCGTCGGCGGCGACGTGCTGGTCGCCGAACCTCGGAATCGCGGAGCGGACATCGATGGATGACCGGATTCAGCGAGTGATGGAACTCGGCGGATGACAGAACTCGGCGGTGAATGGCACAGTCCTCTCGGAGTAGTCGGACTGGCGGTTTGCGAGGTCATCGACACTGGTGGCCGACTCGCCACCTCCCTGCCCGCAACCGCCGGAAGACGGTTCCGCTTGGCCGCCGGCCTGCGCGGACCGTGTCTTCCGAGGTCACGCTCACGTTTCTCGTGGCGCCTTGAGGCACGAACCGCTCGCGTGACCGCACGAAACGTCCGGGCGAGGTTCGTCCCGACTTCGTATTTGAAGGTTAGCGTACGAGGGGCGAACCGTGGTTCGGTGAGTCGGGCCGCGAGAGGTGGCGGTCCATTCGCGCGAAGGCCCGATAGACGAAAGACCCAAGCACCCCCGCCGAGACGCCTGAGACGAGAGTTATGGACCGAGTCCCGTTCGGCGTCTCCCGACTCGACGACATCATCGGCGGTGGCGCGCCGCCCGGAAGCGTGGTCCTGCTGGCGGGCGAGGCCGGGGCCGGTGCCCGCGAGTTCTGCTACACCAGCGCGACCATCAACGGGTTGGCCCACACCGACGAAGAGCAGTTCGACCTCCACTACGGCGACGTGTCCGACCACGCCGCGGTCCCCGAGGACATCCACTACGTCTCCTTTACCGCGAGCGGCGACGAACTCCGGCGCGAAATCGAGTTCACGATGAGCGAGGAGATCGTCCGCGCGGGCGTCGAGACCGTCGAGTTCGCCGACTTCAGTCAGGAGTACTTCCAGCTATCGGCCATCCCCCGCGAGTGGTACACCCGCAAGACGCAGACCATCACCGACCTCGGGCAGGGGAGCGACCGCCGCGGCGTGCTGGAGGCGCTCGGGGAGTACCTCAACGAACACGCGACCGGCAACCTCGTGGTCATCGACTCGCTGACGGACCTCGCCCGCGCGCCGAACGAACACCTCGACTGGAGCGACATCACCCTGCTGGTCAAGGGTCTCCAGAAGGCCTCTCGCACATGGGACGGCCTGATTCTCGTTCTCGTCAATCAGGAGGCACTCTCGGACACCCAGATGGGGAGTCTGATGGGCGCGGCCGACGGCACCATCGCTTTCGAGTGGGAGACCGGCGGTAACGAGCGCGACCGGGTGATGTTCGTCCGGGAGTTCCGCGGCGTGCTGTCGCGGTTGGAGGCCGAGGACATCATTCGGTTCGAGACCGAGATTCACGACGCCGGCTTCGACGTGAGTAACGTGCGGAAGATTCGCTAATCGGCGTCGGTCGTATCGACGTAGCCGTCGTCAACCTTCTCCGCCAACCCCAACAACACCGCCCAGTCGAGCAAGAACTCGACTCGTTCACCCCAAATCGTCTCCCACGAGCTCGGATTCTTGTGATGCTCCCACGTCGGTACCTCGTCTTCGAACGCCTCGAACATCTCCGCGGCAGAAAGCGGCGTCTCGACGTCGGCCAGAATCTCCAACAGCGCGGGCACACCGAAGACGTTCTCGCGGAACTGCTCGGCCAGAAACTCCGGCGTCGGGTCCTCGCGCGTCCGGGTGAACCCGGAGGACTGCTCCTCAGCAAGTCCGAGCGCGCGCAGGAACGTCAGCCACGTCCGGGCCTCGTCGCGGCTCGTCAGGTCCGTCCGGTCGAGCATTCGGGCGCAGCAGTCGTCCTCGCTACCGGGCACGAGGGGCACCGCGCGCTGTGCGTCGGCCACGAAGTCGAGGGTTCGTGGGGGTTCGGGAACCAGTTTGAATTGCATCGAGTGTCACCTCCGTTCTGTCTCGTCGTCCGAGGACTCAGATACCGAAGCTCTCGGCCAGTAGCTCCTCGTCGCGCTCGCCGACGACGTAGGTGTCGCCGCCGATTACATCGACTGTCGCGCGGGCGGGCGCGAACACGCCCTCTTCGACCTCGTAGAAGTCCCAATCGACCGACTCGAAGATGTCCGCGAAGTGGGTGCCGTACTCGTCGTTGGCGGTCGAGACGATCTCGTCGAAGCGGTCGAACTCCTCGCGGACGGTGACGTGGACCTCACCGCCGTAGGCCAGCGCGTCGTTCGTCCGCGCGATGGCGGTCTCCTCGTCGCCAGCCACGGGCGCGACCGGTGCGGAGCCGGTGATGCTCACCACGTTGAGCGGGTCGTAGCCGAGCTCCGAGAGGCGGAAGACGGTCATCTCTGCCGCGCGCGAGGCGATGCTGACGCTCCCCGCGAGGCACGCCGTGGGGACCGCCGCGAGGAAGACGCTGCTCGTCTCGACGCCGGTCAGGTCCGCGACCTGCTCGGCGGCCGCTTCAGTGGGGTAATCGTCACTCTCGACGGCCAGCACCGCGAAGTCGCTCACGTCCTCGTAGCCGACGCGCGCGAACTCGTCCTCCTCGGCGACGAGCGCGCGGGCCGGGCCGCTCCCGAGTCCCTCGAAGTCGTCGGTCGCGACCTCCCAGCCAGCTTTCTGCGAGCAGAGCAGGGCCAGCGCGGGGTGGTCGCTCGTCAGTTCGACGTGTTGGAACGGCGCGCCCGCCACCTCGTCCATCCGGGTCTGGACCGTGGCGAGACCGGCGGTCTGCATCTCCGCAAGGAGGAGTCCGGCTTCGACGCCGCCGTCGAACTCGTGGCCGAAGTCGAGGACGGTGGCTCCGTTGTCGAGTTCGCGCGCGCCGATGTCCAACTCCTCGGCGAAGTCCAGCGCTTCGTCGGCGAGTTCCAGCGCGTTCCGATTGAGACTGTCCATGCGCGTGGGTTGGGCGTCACCCCGTAAACCGTTTATCAGTCAGTAGTGCGCGAGGTGGCGTGGGTCCGAACCGCGGTCCCGTTCCCGACGAGATACGCGATGGGCGCTCCGATGTAGTCGCCGTGTCGGCCGTCGTCGCCGTAGTAGGCCGCGCCCTGACAGAGAACCACGACTCGATAGCCGCCGCGCACGGCCTCGACCGATTCGACGCTACAGCCGACGGTAATCTCGTTCACGGTCTCACCGTCCATCGAGTTGTACATCCGGCGCTCCTCGTAGGCGACCGCGTATCGTTTCGCGGACTCCTCGGTCCACGTCTCCGGGGGGTCGGGCGGCGACTTCGGTCCGGGCGGGAGGTCGTGGCGTCTCCGCGGAAGCGTCGTCGGTGTCCGCTCGGTCGTCGGCGTCCTTCCGGGCGTAGCGGTCGGCGAGTCCGACCGTCGCTCGCCCGCACAGCCAGCGAGGAGACCCGCCACGGAACCGCACGAGAGCCGAAGAAACTGCCGTCTGGAGACGTTCACGGCCGAACGTTACCGCGGTATGGTAAGTGTTTTGTCGTCTCGTGAGTTATCGCTCGCGCTTGGCCTCCCTCCCCAGCGCTTCCTCGACCGCATCGACTTTCTCGTGCGCGCGTTGCTCGCGCGTGCGCTTGTCGTCTATCTTCAGGAACGTACTCACGCGGTCGCCGTCCACCGCTTCGTGGGCGGCCTGCGCCGCGGCGAACAGTTCGTCCACGGTTTCGGCCTCGACGACGGTCCCCATCGGATTGGTCTCGTAGGACACGTCGAAGTCGTCCAGCGCGGCGACGGCCTTCGCCACCTCGTCCGCCATGCTTCCCTCAACGACCGGAGCGACGCTCAGGAGTGCGATTGCGGTCATAGCGAGTGGACCGACACGAGCCAGTACCTTTGCGGTTTTGTCCTGCCGGTCGTAACTCCAGAGTACTATACGGAGACGTAGCTATGGAAAACGGAAAACCGAGAGAAGTGCGCTGGCGGGGATTTGAACCCCGGTTGCGACCATGGCAAGGTCACGTGATACCACTACACTACCAGCGCCCTGCGAGTGCATTTCCAAATAATGCCCGGTTACTAAATAAGGCTTGCGAATCGAGCTAGAATCGGGAGACGGTGACACGATTCAAGTCCCGATTTACGGGGCTACGGGCTTTGTGACGCGCCCCCACGGGTAGAACCAAAGCGGCACCCTTTTAAGAACCAAGCCGGTACGATTCGCTACAGTCTAGTGAGCGGGCGCCGAAGCGTCACGGTATGACCGTCAGCGTACTCGTTCCGTCATCCCTCGTCCGGGAAGCCGAGGACAAACGCGAGGCAACTCGCAAAATCGGCTACGTCGCCCGCGCGGCGACGGTGTTCCGGGCCGACCGCCTCGTGGTCTTTCCGGACCCCGACGGCGAACGGCACTGGGGTGGCGGGTTCGTAAGCACCGTGCTGGAATACGCCGCGACGCCGCCCTACCTCCGAAAGGAGGTATTCGGCAAGCGGGACGAACTGGAGTACGCGGGCGTCCTACCGCCGCTCCGCGCCCCCTCACTGACCGGCTCCGAATCCGAGGGTTCGGGGTCGTTAAGACAGGGAATCGTGACCGAGGTCGGACCTGAAGGGCGCGTTCGGGTCAATTGCGGACTGCAACACCCGATCTCCCTCGTCACTCCGTCAGAAATGACGGTCGGCGAGGGGGAGCGCGTTACCGTCAGGATCTCTTCGCGAAGTCCGGTCCGTGCGAAACTCGTAGACCCGCCCCCTTCGGGCTGGTCGGTGACGCGCACGGACCTTCCGGCGGCACTCGACCGCGACGACGCGGGCGTCCGAATCGCGACGTCCCGCCACGGGGTCGAAGTGACGACCCGGCGGCTGACCGACGTGGTCGGCCGCGTCGAACGCGACGGCATGACCGTGGCGTTCGGTTCACCGGGTCGTGGCCTGCCGGAGATACTCGACCTCCCCACCGACTCGCTGGCCGACGGACGGCCCGGCGACGACGGGGAGGACGAGGCGGACGCGGAGTCCGGAGTCGAACACGGCGCACCCAGCCGGTTCGACCTCTGGCTGAACGCGGTTCCGAATCAAGGCAGCGAGGTCGTGCGAACCGAAGAAGCGATGTTCGCCGCTCTCGCCTGCCTGAACCTCAAAGAGAAGTGATACGATGTCAGATACAAGCAGACCACGTAAAGGTTCGCTAGGGTTCGGCCCCCGCCAGCGCGCGACCAGTGAGGTGCCGCGCTTCAACTCGTGGCCCGACGGAGACGGCAGTCCGTCCCTTCAGGGCTTCGCGGGTTACAAGGCAGGCATGACCCACGTGGTGATGGTGAACGACGAATCCGATTCCCCGCGCGAGGGGATGGAGGAGACCGTTCCCGTCACCATCGTGGAGA
Protein-coding sequences here:
- a CDS encoding beta-ribofuranosylaminobenzene 5'-phosphate synthase family protein; this translates as MARVAAGARLHFGFQNLSLAHQRLYGSLGVALDSPEVEVVADPAESVRCSHDDAREYVRRAVELLDVPGAEVTVERTLPRHVGLGSGTQLALAVLAAVARAHDREARVRERAPKLGRGGRSGVGVATFESGGFVLDSGHPTERFTADRPAQGAWSVPAVAASHEVPEDWRFVVVLPDAEPGRNGDDEEASMRSVVERADPQLADEIAAVVTRRVLPAVAEGDVEAFGAAVAEVGRLNGAWYADEQGGVYRPPVGELVAELSGAPAIAGAGQSSWGPAVYAVTTDERVAAAREAAHAALSAAGVGGDVLVAEPRNRGADIDG
- a CDS encoding RAD55 family ATPase produces the protein MDRVPFGVSRLDDIIGGGAPPGSVVLLAGEAGAGAREFCYTSATINGLAHTDEEQFDLHYGDVSDHAAVPEDIHYVSFTASGDELRREIEFTMSEEIVRAGVETVEFADFSQEYFQLSAIPREWYTRKTQTITDLGQGSDRRGVLEALGEYLNEHATGNLVVIDSLTDLARAPNEHLDWSDITLLVKGLQKASRTWDGLILVLVNQEALSDTQMGSLMGAADGTIAFEWETGGNERDRVMFVREFRGVLSRLEAEDIIRFETEIHDAGFDVSNVRKIR
- the mch gene encoding methenyltetrahydromethanopterin cyclohydrolase, giving the protein MDSLNRNALELADEALDFAEELDIGARELDNGATVLDFGHEFDGGVEAGLLLAEMQTAGLATVQTRMDEVAGAPFQHVELTSDHPALALLCSQKAGWEVATDDFEGLGSGPARALVAEEDEFARVGYEDVSDFAVLAVESDDYPTEAAAEQVADLTGVETSSVFLAAVPTACLAGSVSIASRAAEMTVFRLSELGYDPLNVVSITGSAPVAPVAGDEETAIARTNDALAYGGEVHVTVREEFDRFDEIVSTANDEYGTHFADIFESVDWDFYEVEEGVFAPARATVDVIGGDTYVVGERDEELLAESFGI
- a CDS encoding MTH1187 family thiamine-binding protein, which produces MTAIALLSVAPVVEGSMADEVAKAVAALDDFDVSYETNPMGTVVEAETVDELFAAAQAAHEAVDGDRVSTFLKIDDKRTREQRAHEKVDAVEEALGREAKRER
- a CDS encoding RNA methyltransferase is translated as MTVSVLVPSSLVREAEDKREATRKIGYVARAATVFRADRLVVFPDPDGERHWGGGFVSTVLEYAATPPYLRKEVFGKRDELEYAGVLPPLRAPSLTGSESEGSGSLRQGIVTEVGPEGRVRVNCGLQHPISLVTPSEMTVGEGERVTVRISSRSPVRAKLVDPPPSGWSVTRTDLPAALDRDDAGVRIATSRHGVEVTTRRLTDVVGRVERDGMTVAFGSPGRGLPEILDLPTDSLADGRPGDDGEDEADAESGVEHGAPSRFDLWLNAVPNQGSEVVRTEEAMFAALACLNLKEK